The proteins below are encoded in one region of Aquisphaera giovannonii:
- a CDS encoding nucleotide sugar dehydrogenase: protein MSQRPHHGEAPHGRDHAAALRARIEGGTVRVGIIGLGYVGLPLARAFTEKGIAVLGLDVDAAKVEKLAAGRSYIGHIADEAVQAMRARGFEATADFGRLDEPDAIIICVPTPLTDAREPDLTYIVRSAEAIAARLRPGQLVVLESTTYPGTTRQVVLPLLEGRGLRAGEDFFLAFSPEREDPGNPKFSAPTIPKVVGGLDPASLELASALYDRVVVRVVPVSSPEVAEACKILENTYRAVNIALVNELKVLYDRMGIDVWEVIEAARSKPFGFSAFYPGPGLGGHCIPIDPFYLSWVARRYGMATRFIELAGEINTSMPSYVAGRVADALNDDGKPVKGSRITLLGMAYKKDVDDPRESPGFELMERLRAKGAEVDYNDPHIPALPPMRHYPDLRMSSRDLTPDYLRSRDLLLVVTDHSAYDWPFIAAHASLIVDTRNALRGCGGLGARIVRA, encoded by the coding sequence ATGTCGCAACGGCCGCATCACGGCGAGGCGCCCCATGGCCGAGACCATGCCGCCGCGCTGAGGGCGAGGATCGAGGGCGGCACGGTCCGGGTGGGGATCATCGGGCTCGGCTACGTGGGGCTGCCGCTGGCCCGCGCCTTCACGGAGAAGGGGATCGCGGTCCTCGGCTTGGACGTCGACGCCGCCAAGGTGGAGAAGCTGGCGGCCGGGCGCAGCTACATCGGCCACATCGCCGACGAGGCGGTCCAGGCCATGCGCGCGAGGGGCTTCGAGGCGACGGCGGACTTCGGCCGCCTGGACGAGCCGGACGCGATCATCATCTGCGTGCCGACCCCGCTGACCGACGCCCGCGAGCCGGACCTCACCTACATCGTCCGCTCCGCGGAGGCCATCGCGGCCAGGCTGCGGCCGGGGCAGCTCGTCGTCCTGGAGAGCACCACGTACCCGGGCACGACCAGGCAGGTCGTCCTGCCGCTGCTGGAGGGCAGGGGCCTGCGGGCGGGCGAGGACTTCTTCCTGGCCTTCAGCCCCGAGCGCGAGGACCCGGGCAACCCCAAGTTCTCCGCCCCGACCATCCCCAAGGTCGTCGGCGGCCTCGACCCGGCGAGCCTGGAACTGGCCTCGGCGCTGTACGACCGGGTCGTCGTCCGGGTCGTCCCGGTCTCGAGCCCGGAGGTCGCCGAGGCCTGCAAGATCCTGGAGAACACCTACCGCGCCGTCAACATCGCCCTGGTCAATGAGCTGAAGGTCCTCTACGACCGCATGGGCATCGACGTCTGGGAGGTGATCGAGGCGGCCCGGAGCAAGCCATTCGGCTTCAGCGCGTTCTACCCGGGCCCGGGCCTGGGGGGCCACTGCATCCCCATCGACCCGTTCTACCTGAGCTGGGTGGCGCGGAGGTACGGCATGGCGACCCGGTTCATCGAGCTGGCCGGGGAGATCAACACGTCCATGCCCTCGTACGTCGCGGGGCGGGTGGCCGACGCGCTGAACGACGACGGCAAGCCGGTGAAGGGGAGCCGGATCACGCTGCTGGGCATGGCCTACAAGAAGGACGTGGACGACCCCCGGGAGTCGCCGGGGTTCGAGCTGATGGAGCGGCTCCGGGCCAAGGGGGCGGAGGTGGACTACAACGACCCGCACATCCCCGCGCTCCCCCCCATGCGGCACTACCCGGATTTGCGAATGTCCAGCCGCGACCTCACGCCGGACTACCTCCGGTCGCGGGATCTCCTCCTCGTCGTCACCGACCACTCGGCCTACGACTGGCCGTTCATCGCCGCCCACGCGAGCCTCATCGTGGACACCCGCAACGCCCTGCGGGGGTGCGGCGGGCTCGGTGCGCGGATCGTCCGGGCCTGA
- the amrS gene encoding AmmeMemoRadiSam system radical SAM enzyme: protein MAVQLESIPSTVPTRYWHALEDGRVQCDLCPRLCKLHEGQRGFCFVRAREGDRIVLTTYGRSSGFCVDPIEKKPLYHFLPGTPVLSFGTAGCNLACKFCQNWDISKSRETDTLADSASPDVIANAAERLGCRSVAFTYNDPVIFHEYAIDVAEACRARGIKAVAVTAGEVCAEPRAEFYRVMDAANVDLKGFTERFYRDVCASSLRPVLETLKYLKHETPVWFELTTLLIPGENDSDGELDDLTRWVAEELGPDVPIHFSAFHPDYRMQDKPRTPAATLRRARSIAIGNGLRYAYVGNVHDPEADSTRCHACGHLLIGRDWYTLTGWDLTPDGRCPGCQAPCAGLFEAEPGTWGPRRQPVRLADFR, encoded by the coding sequence ATGGCCGTACAACTCGAATCGATCCCCTCGACGGTGCCGACGCGATACTGGCATGCGCTCGAGGACGGCCGCGTGCAGTGCGACCTCTGCCCGCGGCTCTGCAAGCTGCACGAGGGCCAGCGCGGGTTCTGCTTCGTCCGGGCCCGGGAGGGGGACCGGATCGTCCTGACGACCTACGGGCGGTCGAGCGGCTTCTGCGTGGACCCGATCGAGAAGAAGCCGCTCTACCACTTCCTGCCCGGGACCCCGGTGCTCTCGTTCGGCACGGCGGGGTGCAACCTCGCCTGCAAGTTCTGCCAAAACTGGGACATCTCCAAGTCCCGCGAGACCGACACCCTGGCCGACTCCGCGAGCCCGGACGTGATTGCGAACGCCGCAGAGAGGCTGGGCTGCCGCAGCGTCGCGTTCACCTACAACGACCCGGTCATCTTCCACGAGTACGCGATCGACGTGGCCGAGGCCTGCCGCGCCCGGGGCATCAAGGCCGTGGCCGTCACCGCGGGCGAGGTCTGCGCCGAGCCCCGGGCGGAGTTCTATCGCGTCATGGACGCCGCCAACGTGGACCTGAAGGGATTCACCGAGCGGTTCTACCGGGACGTCTGCGCCAGCTCGCTCCGGCCCGTGCTCGAGACGCTGAAGTACCTGAAGCACGAGACCCCGGTCTGGTTCGAGCTGACGACGCTCCTCATCCCCGGCGAGAACGACTCCGACGGGGAGCTCGACGATCTGACCCGCTGGGTCGCGGAGGAGCTCGGCCCGGACGTGCCGATCCACTTCTCGGCCTTCCACCCGGATTACCGGATGCAGGACAAACCGAGGACCCCCGCCGCCACGCTGCGGCGTGCCCGGTCGATCGCGATCGGCAACGGCCTGCGGTACGCCTACGTGGGCAACGTCCACGACCCCGAGGCCGACAGCACCCGCTGCCACGCCTGCGGCCACCTCCTGATCGGCCGCGACTGGTACACGCTCACGGGCTGGGACCTGACCCCCGACGGCCGCTGCCCCGGGTGCCAGGCCCCCTGCGCCGGCCTCTTCGAAGCCGAGCCCGGCACCTGGGGCCCCCGCCGCCAGCCCGTCCGCCTGGCGGACTTCCGCTGA
- a CDS encoding DUF1501 domain-containing protein, which produces MLTRRDLIRRSAFLSMAPAVPAFLARTGLASGADEAKEKDGRVLVVVQLDGGNDGINTVVPFGDEAYGKLRKALRLPEDSLCKVGDGVGLHRALKPAAELMESHRLAIVQGVGYPNPDRSHFESMAIWQTARPDRASAREESAGWLGRALDAAATRGTASGPAAVLVGDESMPRSLWARRAQATSFADASDLTLAMPMPASMPAPAGARPSGDDLSAFVRRTVTTAYATAAEMEAAAERGRGRGDAARYPASGLAKRLELVARSLKAGSPARVFYAIQAGYDTHSAQLPTHARLLGELAGALRAFLDDLAAARLADRVLVLAFSEFGRRPEENGSLGTDHGTAGPVFLAGPAVKPGLLGRTPRLGELRDGDLAWSVDFRSVYAAVLDLWLGIPSAGILGGPFEPLAVI; this is translated from the coding sequence ATGCTCACGCGACGCGACCTGATCCGGCGGTCGGCCTTCCTCTCGATGGCCCCGGCCGTGCCGGCGTTCCTGGCGAGGACGGGGCTCGCCTCGGGTGCGGATGAGGCGAAGGAGAAGGATGGCCGGGTGCTGGTGGTGGTCCAGCTCGACGGCGGGAACGACGGGATCAACACCGTCGTGCCGTTCGGGGACGAGGCGTACGGGAAGCTCCGCAAGGCGCTTCGGCTGCCGGAGGACTCGCTCTGCAAGGTCGGCGACGGAGTCGGCCTGCACCGGGCGTTGAAGCCGGCGGCGGAGCTGATGGAATCGCATCGCCTGGCGATCGTCCAGGGGGTGGGCTATCCGAACCCGGATCGGTCGCACTTCGAGAGCATGGCCATCTGGCAGACCGCCCGGCCCGACCGGGCGAGCGCCCGCGAGGAGTCCGCCGGCTGGCTCGGCCGGGCGCTCGACGCCGCGGCGACGCGGGGAACCGCGAGCGGACCGGCGGCGGTCCTCGTCGGCGACGAGTCCATGCCGCGGAGCCTCTGGGCCCGCCGGGCGCAGGCGACGTCGTTCGCCGACGCGTCCGACCTGACGCTGGCGATGCCGATGCCGGCGTCGATGCCGGCACCGGCCGGGGCCCGGCCGTCCGGCGACGACCTGTCCGCGTTCGTCCGACGGACGGTGACGACCGCGTATGCCACGGCCGCCGAGATGGAGGCCGCCGCGGAGAGGGGGCGGGGCAGGGGGGATGCGGCCCGGTATCCGGCATCCGGCCTGGCGAAGAGGCTGGAGCTGGTCGCACGGTCGCTCAAGGCGGGCTCGCCGGCGCGGGTCTTCTACGCGATCCAGGCCGGGTACGACACCCACTCCGCCCAGTTGCCGACCCATGCGCGGCTGCTGGGCGAGCTCGCCGGGGCGCTCCGGGCCTTCCTGGACGACCTCGCCGCGGCGAGGCTGGCCGATCGGGTGCTCGTGCTGGCCTTCAGCGAGTTCGGCCGCCGGCCGGAGGAGAACGGCTCCCTCGGCACCGACCACGGGACGGCGGGGCCGGTGTTCCTGGCCGGCCCCGCCGTCAAGCCGGGACTCCTCGGCCGGACGCCCCGCCTGGGCGAGCTCCGCGACGGCGACCTCGCGTGGTCGGTCGATTTCCGGAGCGTCTACGCCGCGGTCCTCGACCTCTGGCTGGGGATCCCCTCCGCGGGCATCCTCGGCGGGCCCTTCGAGCCGCTGGCGGTGATCTGA
- a CDS encoding DUF1800 domain-containing protein: MTASPWEPYRPDASSPWDLERAWTLRRRAGFGATWGELERDIADGPGPAVDRVLAGECRLDGVPADFGRVAGLIGDAAAGSSDARRLQAWWIYRCLFTPDPLLERLTLAWHDHFATSQLKVEDVAAMRAQNETLRRLARGPFADLVHAMVRDPALLYWLDAPSNKKGKPNENLARELMELFVLGVGNYSEADVKEAARALTGRTVIQGAFRVREADRDDGAKAILDRTGRFDGEALVDHLVAQPAAADRLAWRLCATFLGEGVADATARAELAARLRSDGLHVGRGVATVLRSRLFFSSTNLHARVADPIGFVVGAARALERFDPPPSTLLLAEWLARMGQELFFPPNVGGWPGGRGWLTGRAVVARANFASALVEGHLNPSPAIPDLRGLAARHGRGGGREALGFFAGLLAGRPLEAAELDRVAHGVEGPGSDASRLGRAVALLLAAAECQVC, encoded by the coding sequence ATGACGGCCTCGCCCTGGGAACCCTACCGCCCCGACGCCTCATCGCCCTGGGACCTCGAGCGGGCCTGGACGCTCCGCCGCCGGGCGGGGTTCGGGGCGACGTGGGGGGAGCTCGAGAGGGACATTGCCGATGGCCCCGGGCCGGCGGTGGACCGGGTGCTGGCGGGGGAGTGCCGCCTCGATGGCGTGCCCGCGGACTTCGGCCGCGTGGCCGGCCTGATCGGCGACGCGGCGGCCGGCTCCTCGGACGCGCGCAGGCTCCAGGCCTGGTGGATCTACCGCTGCCTGTTCACGCCCGATCCGCTCCTCGAGCGGCTCACGCTCGCGTGGCACGACCACTTCGCGACGAGCCAGCTCAAGGTGGAGGACGTCGCGGCGATGAGGGCCCAGAACGAGACGCTCCGGCGCCTCGCCCGCGGGCCGTTCGCCGACCTCGTGCACGCGATGGTCCGCGACCCGGCCCTGCTTTACTGGCTCGATGCCCCATCCAACAAGAAGGGGAAGCCGAACGAGAACCTCGCCCGCGAGCTGATGGAGCTGTTCGTCCTGGGCGTCGGGAACTATTCCGAGGCCGACGTGAAGGAGGCCGCCCGGGCGCTCACCGGCCGCACGGTGATCCAGGGGGCTTTCCGCGTCCGCGAGGCGGACCGCGACGACGGCGCCAAGGCGATCCTCGACAGGACGGGCCGGTTCGACGGCGAGGCCCTCGTCGATCACCTCGTCGCGCAGCCGGCCGCGGCCGACCGCCTGGCGTGGCGGCTCTGCGCGACGTTCCTCGGCGAGGGGGTGGCCGACGCAACGGCCCGCGCCGAGCTCGCCGCGAGGCTGCGGTCCGACGGCCTGCACGTCGGGCGCGGGGTGGCCACGGTCCTCCGATCTCGGTTGTTCTTCTCATCGACGAACCTGCACGCGAGGGTCGCCGACCCGATCGGCTTCGTCGTCGGCGCGGCGAGGGCCCTCGAGCGGTTCGACCCGCCCCCGAGCACCTTGCTGCTGGCGGAGTGGCTCGCGCGGATGGGCCAGGAGCTTTTCTTCCCGCCGAACGTGGGCGGCTGGCCGGGCGGCCGCGGCTGGCTCACCGGGCGGGCCGTCGTGGCCCGGGCGAACTTCGCATCGGCGCTCGTCGAGGGGCACCTGAACCCGTCGCCGGCGATCCCCGACCTCCGCGGCCTCGCCGCGCGGCACGGGCGCGGCGGGGGCCGCGAGGCGCTGGGCTTCTTCGCGGGGCTCCTGGCGGGGCGCCCGCTCGAGGCGGCCGAGCTCGATCGGGTGGCGCATGGGGTGGAAGGCCCGGGCTCGGATGCGTCTCGCCTCGGTCGGGCCGTGGCCTTGCTCCTGGCCGCCGCGGAATGCCAGGTGTGCTAA
- a CDS encoding putative PEP-binding protein codes for MKLKGLWRIDMDHPPESVTVAAAVQESSLLLTLEEVSQLISHSHNPHETLDNIVRLIQGRFATDVASVYLLEPESGELVLAATVGLEASSVGRVRMKLSEGLTGMVAERMSPIMEEDAFTHPRFKYFPEAGEDPYHSFLGVPVIESGSIQGVLVVQTADRRRFSANEIRMLITVGSQLAPLVSGAQMLESVAHADREEAGVAGAGACRTRELEGTPLSPGTGLGRAYVIGERAEPAGASQSSGCDPGAEAQRLRRAMDGAREEITRLSRKISLLVGEDHGAILQAQLMILQDSSVERDLAACLLPGASAENAVLRTLDKYIATFQKLSNPYFRERIFDVKDVFRRVLWHLRPGEDAAGPQPGEGRLILVAHEASVLDLFAVDLDHLDGVVVEHGGPQSHAVIIARSLGIPMVGRVEGLLGRIENGQLVQVDGASGRVVVEPPPGARAEQGGGARPCPDVDAGDHAGAPGGLDGEAGPAGGTNGLAAAEGLRGTPAPAAEAETPGLPRIEANVNLLSEAARVRENGAQGVGLYRSEMLFLARRTLPTEEEQVEIYRKLVETLRGRPVTIRTFDLRPDKLGHGAAATQSAAQKLDWRLVLESPLLQRLFKEQVRAIFRAGTAGPVRLLVPLVTRASLLDFAVAIAEEARRELLAEGLPFDGKVPLGMMVEAAAVAPMVEEWASRVDFVALGTNDLIASAMGTVREDPVGAQEDDLLHPGLVRMIGEMIAAAHRAGRTVSVCGEMASHPEGAVVLAALGVDSLSLAVDRVQAVRQVLRRRDPKALGAIRGGLLEAKSVEQVRRLIA; via the coding sequence ATGAAGCTCAAGGGACTTTGGCGCATCGACATGGATCATCCCCCGGAATCCGTCACTGTCGCCGCCGCGGTCCAGGAGAGTTCCCTGCTGCTGACCCTCGAGGAGGTCAGCCAGCTGATCTCGCACTCGCACAACCCGCACGAGACGCTGGACAACATCGTCCGGCTGATCCAGGGGCGGTTCGCCACCGACGTGGCATCGGTCTACCTGCTGGAGCCGGAGTCGGGCGAGCTGGTGCTGGCGGCGACGGTCGGCCTGGAGGCCTCCAGCGTCGGCCGCGTGCGGATGAAGCTGTCCGAGGGGCTGACCGGGATGGTGGCGGAGCGGATGAGCCCCATCATGGAGGAGGACGCGTTCACCCACCCCCGGTTCAAGTATTTCCCGGAGGCCGGCGAGGATCCGTACCACTCGTTCCTGGGGGTGCCGGTCATCGAGTCCGGGAGCATCCAGGGGGTGCTCGTCGTCCAGACGGCGGACCGCCGGCGGTTCTCGGCCAATGAGATCCGGATGCTGATCACGGTGGGCTCGCAGCTCGCGCCGCTGGTCTCCGGCGCCCAGATGCTGGAGAGCGTGGCCCACGCCGACCGGGAGGAGGCGGGCGTCGCCGGGGCCGGGGCGTGCCGGACCCGCGAGCTGGAAGGCACGCCGCTGTCCCCGGGGACGGGCCTCGGGCGGGCCTACGTGATCGGCGAGCGGGCGGAGCCGGCGGGCGCCTCCCAGTCGTCCGGCTGCGACCCCGGGGCGGAGGCGCAACGCCTCCGCCGCGCCATGGACGGGGCCCGCGAGGAGATCACCCGGCTGAGCCGGAAGATCTCGCTCCTGGTGGGCGAGGACCACGGGGCGATCCTCCAGGCCCAGCTCATGATCCTCCAGGACAGCTCGGTGGAGCGCGACCTGGCCGCCTGCCTGCTCCCCGGGGCCTCCGCGGAGAACGCCGTCCTCCGGACGCTGGACAAGTACATCGCCACCTTCCAGAAGCTGTCCAACCCCTACTTCCGGGAGCGGATCTTCGACGTCAAGGACGTCTTCCGCCGCGTCCTCTGGCACCTGCGGCCCGGTGAGGACGCCGCGGGGCCGCAGCCCGGCGAGGGCCGGCTGATCCTGGTGGCCCACGAGGCCTCGGTGCTGGACCTGTTCGCGGTGGACCTGGACCACCTCGACGGCGTGGTCGTCGAGCACGGCGGGCCGCAGAGCCACGCCGTGATCATCGCCCGCAGCCTGGGGATCCCGATGGTCGGCCGGGTCGAGGGCCTGCTCGGCCGCATCGAGAACGGGCAGCTCGTGCAGGTCGACGGCGCCTCCGGCCGCGTCGTGGTCGAGCCGCCGCCCGGGGCGCGGGCGGAGCAGGGGGGCGGTGCGCGGCCCTGCCCGGACGTCGACGCTGGGGATCACGCCGGGGCCCCCGGCGGCCTCGACGGGGAGGCCGGCCCGGCCGGCGGCACCAACGGCCTCGCCGCGGCGGAAGGCCTCCGGGGCACGCCGGCCCCCGCGGCCGAGGCGGAGACGCCGGGCCTGCCGCGGATCGAGGCGAACGTCAACCTCCTGAGCGAGGCCGCCAGGGTCCGGGAGAATGGCGCCCAGGGGGTGGGCCTGTACCGCTCGGAGATGCTCTTCCTGGCCCGCCGCACCCTGCCGACGGAGGAGGAGCAGGTCGAGATCTACCGCAAGCTCGTGGAGACGCTCCGGGGCCGGCCGGTGACGATCCGGACCTTCGACCTCCGCCCCGACAAGCTGGGCCACGGGGCGGCCGCCACGCAGTCCGCGGCCCAGAAGCTCGACTGGCGGCTCGTGCTCGAGTCCCCGCTCCTCCAGAGGCTGTTCAAGGAGCAGGTGCGGGCGATCTTCCGGGCGGGGACGGCCGGCCCGGTCCGGCTGCTGGTCCCGCTCGTCACCCGGGCCTCCCTCCTGGACTTCGCCGTGGCCATCGCGGAGGAGGCCCGCCGCGAGCTGCTCGCCGAGGGGCTCCCCTTCGACGGCAAGGTCCCGCTGGGCATGATGGTGGAGGCGGCCGCCGTCGCCCCCATGGTGGAAGAATGGGCAAGCCGCGTCGATTTCGTCGCCCTGGGCACCAATGATCTGATCGCATCGGCGATGGGGACGGTGCGGGAAGATCCGGTGGGGGCCCAGGAAGATGACTTGCTTCACCCCGGACTCGTGCGAATGATAGGGGAGATGATCGCGGCGGCGCACCGCGCCGGGCGGACCGTCTCCGTCTGCGGCGAGATGGCCTCCCATCCGGAAGGGGCCGTCGTCCTGGCCGCCCTGGGGGTCGATTCGCTGAGCCTGGCCGTGGATCGCGTGCAGGCGGTCCGCCAGGTGCTCCGGCGTCGGGATCCGAAGGCCCTGGGGGCGATCCGCGGCGGCCTGCTCGAGGCGAAGTCCGTCGAGCAGGTGCGACGGCTCATCGCCTGA
- a CDS encoding vitamin B12-dependent ribonucleotide reductase, which produces MATAGERAGLTASGQGHEGAGPEGSRDRGRKRSGMEVPRVFSTEGTSPFDLVEWDLRSAEIKDERGRMIFQQVDCEIPKGWSQLATNVVVSKYFYGDVASGNGSPAEGKREYSVRQLVDRVTRTIADWGKADGYFATTEDADRFYDELTSLCLNQYGSFNSPVWFNVGLYHQYGIQGPANNWRWDEETRTVVRAANAYEVPQSSACFIQSVSDDMESIMKLAHSEAMLFKFGSGTGTDLSTLRSSREKLSGGGKPSGPVSFMRVYDAIASVVKSGGKTRRAAKMQTLKVWHPDILEFIECKIKEEAKAHALIREGYEANFNGEAYSSVLFQNSNLSIRCSDAFLKAAEADEDWTTRTVTTGRPAQTYKAKMLLDKIAEGTWLCGDPGMQYEDTIQRWHTCPNTAPINSSNPCSEYMFIDDSACNLSSLNLMKFVREDGGFDAEKFRAAVRIFITAQEILVDHASYPTDKIALNSHRFRPLGLGFANLGSLLMSAGLPYDSTAGRSLAAAITAIMHGQCYLSSAEHAGHVGPFEGFAINREPMLKVMEMHRDAALAIDESAPADLREVANAVWAECLERGRKHGYRNSQVTVLAPTGTIAFMMDCDTTGIEPDIALVKYKSLAGGGMLKIVNRTVPMALRKLGYDEPEIRGILDHVDHHDTIEGAPGLADEHLPVFDCAFAPPQGGRSIHYLGHIRMMAAVQPFLSGAISKTCNLPHEATIEDVREAYLEAWRLGIKALAIYRDGSKGSQPVSTESDAKKEAKKEAAAIAQAPAPAPAVEPAPVAAPAPVPAPAPQIIYQPRRERLPHTRRSLTHKFDIQGHEGYINVGFYPDGRPGELFITMAKEGSTIGGLMDVLGTSISIGLQYGVPLEVFVNKFAHSRFEPAGFTKNPDIPIAKSIADYIFRWMGMEFIPGYREANAPQRPDDHDHAPAKPAVEVKVNGHRTATIADLEHAEAVMGAKILQEPAATAPLAIEPLSVAEGLSEQDRQFAHFQSDAPACDNCGALTVRCGTCYRCFNCGNSMGCS; this is translated from the coding sequence ATGGCGACAGCAGGGGAGCGGGCGGGGTTGACCGCCTCGGGGCAGGGGCACGAGGGAGCCGGCCCGGAAGGTTCCAGGGATCGCGGGCGGAAGCGGTCGGGCATGGAGGTCCCTCGCGTCTTCAGCACCGAGGGGACCAGCCCGTTCGACCTGGTGGAATGGGACCTCCGCAGCGCCGAGATCAAGGACGAGCGCGGCCGGATGATCTTCCAGCAGGTGGACTGCGAGATCCCCAAGGGCTGGAGCCAGCTCGCCACCAACGTGGTGGTCAGCAAGTACTTCTACGGCGACGTGGCCAGCGGCAACGGCTCGCCGGCGGAGGGGAAGCGGGAGTACTCGGTCCGCCAGCTCGTCGACCGCGTGACGCGGACGATCGCCGACTGGGGCAAGGCCGACGGCTACTTCGCCACGACCGAGGACGCCGACCGGTTCTACGACGAGCTGACGAGCCTCTGCCTCAACCAGTACGGCTCGTTCAACTCGCCCGTCTGGTTCAACGTGGGCCTGTACCACCAGTACGGGATCCAGGGGCCGGCCAACAACTGGCGGTGGGACGAGGAGACCCGCACGGTCGTCCGCGCCGCCAACGCGTATGAGGTGCCCCAGTCGTCGGCCTGCTTCATCCAGAGCGTCAGCGACGACATGGAATCGATCATGAAGCTGGCCCACAGCGAGGCCATGCTCTTCAAGTTCGGCTCCGGCACCGGCACCGACCTGTCCACCCTGCGGTCCAGCCGCGAGAAGCTCTCCGGCGGCGGCAAGCCCTCCGGCCCGGTCAGCTTCATGCGGGTGTACGACGCCATCGCCAGCGTCGTGAAGTCGGGCGGCAAGACCCGCCGCGCCGCCAAGATGCAGACCCTCAAGGTCTGGCACCCGGACATCCTCGAGTTCATCGAGTGCAAGATCAAGGAGGAGGCCAAGGCCCACGCGTTGATCCGCGAGGGCTACGAGGCCAACTTCAACGGCGAGGCCTACAGCTCGGTCCTCTTCCAGAACTCCAACCTCTCGATCCGCTGCTCCGACGCCTTCCTCAAGGCGGCCGAGGCCGACGAGGACTGGACCACCCGCACCGTCACCACCGGGCGGCCGGCCCAGACGTACAAGGCCAAGATGCTCCTCGACAAGATCGCCGAGGGGACCTGGCTCTGCGGCGACCCGGGCATGCAGTACGAGGACACGATCCAGCGCTGGCACACCTGCCCGAACACCGCGCCGATCAACTCGTCCAACCCGTGCAGCGAGTACATGTTCATCGACGACTCGGCCTGCAACCTGTCGTCGCTGAACCTCATGAAGTTCGTCCGCGAGGACGGGGGCTTCGACGCGGAGAAGTTCCGGGCGGCGGTCCGGATCTTCATCACGGCGCAGGAGATCCTGGTCGACCACGCGAGCTACCCGACCGACAAGATCGCGCTCAACAGCCACCGGTTCCGGCCGCTCGGGCTGGGCTTCGCGAACCTGGGCAGCCTGCTCATGTCCGCCGGCCTGCCGTACGACTCGACGGCCGGGCGGTCGCTGGCCGCGGCGATCACGGCGATCATGCACGGCCAGTGCTACCTGAGCAGCGCCGAGCACGCCGGGCACGTCGGCCCGTTCGAGGGCTTCGCGATCAACCGCGAGCCGATGCTCAAGGTCATGGAGATGCACCGCGATGCGGCCCTGGCCATCGACGAGTCCGCCCCGGCGGACCTCCGCGAGGTCGCCAACGCCGTGTGGGCGGAGTGCCTGGAGCGGGGCCGCAAGCACGGCTACCGCAACAGCCAGGTGACGGTGCTGGCCCCGACCGGCACGATCGCGTTCATGATGGACTGCGACACGACCGGCATCGAGCCCGACATCGCGCTGGTGAAGTACAAGTCGCTGGCCGGCGGCGGCATGCTCAAGATCGTCAACCGCACCGTGCCGATGGCGCTCAGGAAGCTCGGCTACGACGAGCCGGAGATCCGCGGCATCCTCGACCACGTCGACCACCACGACACGATCGAGGGCGCGCCCGGCCTGGCCGACGAGCACCTGCCGGTCTTCGACTGCGCCTTCGCCCCGCCGCAGGGGGGCCGGAGCATCCACTACCTGGGCCACATCCGGATGATGGCCGCGGTCCAGCCGTTCCTCTCCGGCGCCATCTCCAAGACGTGCAACCTCCCCCACGAGGCGACGATCGAGGACGTCCGCGAGGCCTACCTGGAGGCCTGGCGGCTGGGCATCAAGGCCCTGGCCATCTATCGCGACGGCTCCAAGGGGAGCCAGCCCGTCTCCACCGAGTCGGACGCGAAGAAGGAGGCCAAGAAGGAGGCCGCGGCCATCGCCCAGGCCCCCGCACCCGCCCCGGCCGTCGAGCCCGCCCCCGTCGCGGCCCCGGCGCCGGTCCCCGCTCCCGCCCCGCAGATCATCTACCAGCCCCGCCGTGAGCGGCTGCCGCACACCCGCCGGAGCCTGACCCACAAGTTCGACATCCAGGGGCACGAGGGGTACATCAACGTCGGCTTCTACCCAGACGGCCGCCCCGGCGAGTTGTTCATCACGATGGCGAAGGAGGGCTCGACGATCGGCGGCCTGATGGACGTGCTCGGCACGTCGATCTCCATCGGCCTGCAGTACGGGGTGCCGCTGGAGGTCTTCGTCAACAAGTTCGCCCACAGCCGGTTCGAGCCGGCCGGGTTCACCAAGAACCCGGACATCCCGATCGCCAAGAGCATCGCCGACTACATCTTCCGCTGGATGGGCATGGAGTTCATCCCCGGCTACCGCGAGGCGAACGCCCCGCAGCGGCCCGACGACCACGACCACGCCCCGGCGAAGCCGGCCGTCGAGGTGAAGGTCAACGGCCATCGCACCGCCACCATCGCCGACCTCGAGCACGCCGAGGCCGTCATGGGCGCCAAGATCCTCCAGGAGCCGGCCGCCACGGCGCCGCTGGCGATCGAGCCGCTCTCCGTCGCCGAGGGCCTCAGCGAGCAGGACCGCCAGTTCGCCCACTTCCAGAGCGACGCCCCCGCCTGCGACAACTGCGGCGCCCTCACCGTCCGCTGCGGCACCTGCTACCGCTGCTTCAACTGCGGCAACAGCATGGGCTGCTCCTGA
- the rplU gene encoding 50S ribosomal protein L21, whose protein sequence is MYAIFEDGSHQFRVSEGDYVRVDRRDGKYGDEVVFGNVLLIAGAPDGPIIGAPQVEGAQVVATIVDQFRTKKIIIQKFRRRKNMRRRRGHRQPYTTVLIKSVTRP, encoded by the coding sequence ATGTACGCGATTTTCGAGGATGGCAGCCACCAGTTCCGCGTCAGCGAGGGCGACTATGTCCGGGTGGACCGCCGCGACGGTAAGTACGGAGACGAGGTCGTCTTCGGCAACGTCCTGCTGATCGCCGGCGCCCCGGATGGTCCCATCATCGGCGCCCCGCAGGTCGAGGGCGCCCAGGTCGTCGCCACGATCGTCGACCAGTTCCGCACCAAGAAGATCATCATCCAGAAGTTCCGCCGCCGCAAGAACATGCGTCGCCGCCGCGGGCACCGCCAGCCGTACACCACGGTCCTGATCAAGTCGGTGACCCGGCCCTGA